A genomic window from Cytobacillus suaedae includes:
- a CDS encoding N-acetyl sugar amidotransferase, translating into MKKKVCTRCVMDNIGDETITFEQDGTCNYCNYALSRIDTVYFPNEEGKQKLVSMIKLLKEQGKGNEYDCLMGISGGLDSAYLAYLGAKEWGLRILAVHIDDGFNTEIATRNIENLCNKFNIKLIIEKPDKIQYMDLIKSFIRAGVPSIAIPQDNVLQACLKKYAKKYNLKYFLSGANFSLESILQRGNGHVAADGVHIRAIHQKYGENPLTTLPMITLFDRYIGQKYISKIKTIRPLDYIEYNRIRAIQELSDNAGFYYYGGKHYESIFTKFVQVYYLPKKFNVDKRKSHYSSLIVSNQLTREEALKNLSKPLFNEQQMEEEITFILGEIGMAREEFDRIMVEPGKAHNSYKMSLFNNFSGTARKFRGLLSN; encoded by the coding sequence ATGAAAAAAAAGGTATGCACTAGATGCGTGATGGATAATATTGGTGATGAAACAATTACTTTTGAGCAGGATGGAACTTGCAACTATTGTAACTATGCCTTATCCCGTATAGATACAGTATACTTCCCAAACGAGGAAGGTAAACAAAAGTTAGTATCAATGATTAAACTACTAAAAGAACAGGGTAAGGGAAATGAATATGATTGTTTAATGGGAATATCAGGAGGATTAGATTCTGCTTATTTAGCATACTTAGGTGCTAAAGAATGGGGATTAAGGATATTGGCTGTTCATATTGACGATGGTTTTAATACAGAAATTGCTACACGGAATATTGAAAACCTGTGTAATAAATTTAATATCAAATTAATTATCGAGAAGCCAGATAAGATTCAATATATGGATCTAATTAAATCGTTCATTCGTGCAGGGGTACCTTCAATAGCAATTCCACAGGATAATGTTTTGCAAGCATGTTTAAAGAAATATGCTAAAAAATACAATCTTAAATATTTTTTATCAGGTGCAAACTTTTCATTGGAGTCTATTTTGCAACGTGGAAATGGACATGTTGCAGCAGATGGGGTGCATATTAGAGCAATACATCAAAAGTATGGAGAAAATCCACTTACTACACTTCCGATGATAACATTATTTGATCGATATATTGGTCAAAAGTATATTAGTAAAATTAAGACAATTAGACCACTGGATTATATTGAATATAACAGAATAAGAGCAATTCAAGAGCTTAGTGATAATGCAGGTTTTTATTATTATGGGGGAAAACATTATGAATCTATTTTCACTAAATTCGTTCAAGTTTACTATTTGCCTAAAAAGTTTAATGTAGATAAGAGGAAATCACATTATTCAAGTTTAATTGTATCAAATCAATTAACAAGGGAAGAAGCTCTGAAGAATTTAAGTAAGCCTTTATTTAATGAACAGCAGATGGAGGAAGAAATCACATTTATCCTGGGGGAAATAGGGATGGCTCGTGAAGAATTTGATAGAATAATGGTGGAGCCAGGAAAGGCACATAATTCCTATAAGATGTCATTATTTAACAACTTCTCAGGTACAGCAAGGAAATTTAGAGGTTTATTGTCAAATTAG
- a CDS encoding O-antigen ligase family protein, giving the protein MHEELYKAFQRDVESDLRESRKIDKILFYGLLLLVAIIPLIVRATIMDYSSPVLKNTLLETGPKGDVFTYYKFTTLMVFTIILMTVFLYKMLGVGYVISNNKLNIFLLVMFTAIIISLLLAPYKSLALKGFYNRYDGTLTYICYLVLFFISANIVYNKKRIYYLLYSLVPFIIINAMLGVALLFNYNVLELSWVNSLIYSGLPDGATIGENSKLLTTINNGNYISGFGGVLFAIFFTKAVLGKNIYSKIVDLVISIFSFSMILTSLSTSGFLTSLLAFLLILIVSLRTKRFISISIVVFSFIISSSMLIYTYSNHNPSVWNESIGVFFSENPFIQEQTANMIYNGEVRGFVKDLVGTNQVSADDDVENINDFELPTLPEPGTAAGSGRLYIWEKTIDLINKKPLTGYGLDTLAYFFPQDDPQKIASLMTSEKIVDKPHNMYVGIAFGSGLIAIIGLIGLISVHIYNSLRFILLQRIDSGINIVFLSLFIGWFAYLIQALFNDSVVGSATVFWILFGVSVSIYLNKNTVKDSSKIN; this is encoded by the coding sequence ATGCATGAGGAACTATATAAAGCATTCCAACGTGACGTTGAATCTGATTTGAGAGAAAGTAGAAAGATTGATAAAATATTATTCTATGGATTACTTTTATTGGTAGCAATTATTCCTCTTATAGTTAGAGCAACAATTATGGATTATAGTAGTCCAGTACTAAAAAATACGTTATTAGAAACTGGACCGAAAGGTGATGTATTTACTTATTATAAATTTACCACACTTATGGTATTCACAATTATACTAATGACAGTGTTTCTCTACAAAATGTTGGGTGTTGGGTATGTTATTTCAAATAATAAATTAAATATATTTTTATTAGTAATGTTTACGGCTATAATAATATCTTTACTACTTGCCCCATATAAATCTCTCGCACTAAAAGGGTTTTACAATAGATATGATGGAACCCTAACCTATATTTGTTACTTAGTGTTATTCTTTATATCTGCAAACATTGTATATAATAAGAAACGGATTTACTATTTATTATATTCTCTAGTTCCATTTATTATAATAAATGCTATGTTAGGAGTAGCTTTATTATTCAATTACAATGTTCTTGAACTTAGTTGGGTTAATAGTTTAATATATTCAGGCCTACCAGATGGGGCAACAATAGGGGAAAACTCAAAGCTATTAACCACAATTAATAATGGAAACTATATAAGTGGTTTTGGGGGAGTTCTTTTTGCAATTTTTTTTACAAAAGCTGTATTGGGTAAAAATATATACTCGAAAATAGTTGATTTAGTGATTTCAATATTTTCATTCTCAATGATTTTGACTTCTTTATCAACAAGTGGGTTTCTAACATCATTGTTAGCTTTTCTTTTAATTTTAATTGTTAGCCTCAGAACAAAAAGGTTTATTAGTATTAGTATAGTCGTTTTTTCTTTCATTATAAGTAGTAGCATGTTGATTTATACCTATTCGAATCACAATCCATCTGTTTGGAATGAATCTATTGGGGTTTTCTTTAGTGAAAATCCTTTCATACAAGAACAAACAGCAAACATGATTTATAATGGCGAGGTAAGAGGATTTGTAAAAGATTTGGTGGGAACAAACCAGGTTTCTGCAGATGATGACGTAGAAAATATTAATGACTTTGAACTACCTACTTTACCTGAACCTGGTACAGCTGCTGGCTCAGGTCGTCTATATATATGGGAAAAGACAATAGATTTAATTAATAAAAAACCACTTACGGGTTATGGATTAGATACATTAGCATATTTCTTTCCACAGGATGATCCACAAAAAATTGCTTCTTTAATGACTAGCGAAAAAATTGTAGATAAACCACATAATATGTACGTTGGTATAGCATTTGGTTCGGGATTGATAGCAATTATTGGTTTAATTGGACTGATTAGTGTGCACATATATAATTCATTAAGATTTATTCTTTTGCAAAGAATAGATAGTGGTATCAATATTGTGTTTCTTAGTTTATTTATCGGGTGGTTTGCCTACCTTATACAAGCGTTATTTAACGACTCGGTAGTTGGCTCAGCAACTGTATTCTGGATACTCTTTGGAGTAAGTGTTTCAATATATTTGAATAAGAATACTGTTAAAGATTCTTCAAAAATTAATTAG
- a CDS encoding glycosyltransferase family 4 protein produces MKILHLSNDYYFSSIYKNLHQHLLSYKIDSLMTVPSYNNDKERPKEEKVNHLKCFNKSDRFFYLYKQKKILESVKREVQLFLPDVLHAHFLFSNGYTCMKIKEEYDIPYIVAIRNTDVNVFFEKVVHLRRIGIKIMLNAENIIFISPSYRDQVIATYVPQKYKESFLKKSIVIPNGIDIFWHNNTLRLERRVKDKRINLITVGTVNKNKNQLTVAKALNLLVNEGYQITYSVLGEIEDKKVFNELIKYPFVKYIERQPKEKLILYYRESDIFIMPSVTETFGLVYAEAMSQGLPIIYTEGQGFDGQFTDGEIGFKVGCFNIDYIARKIIDIMDNFEVISNRCVVHSQKFNWDAVTKEYMNIYNEIMSRKCNL; encoded by the coding sequence ATGAAAATTTTACATCTGAGCAATGATTATTATTTTTCATCAATATATAAAAATTTACATCAACATTTATTATCTTATAAAATTGATTCCCTAATGACCGTTCCTTCATATAACAATGATAAGGAAAGACCAAAAGAAGAAAAGGTTAATCATCTTAAATGCTTTAATAAAAGCGATAGATTTTTTTACTTATATAAACAAAAAAAGATATTAGAATCTGTTAAGAGAGAAGTACAGCTATTTTTGCCAGATGTCCTTCATGCACATTTTCTTTTTTCAAATGGTTATACTTGTATGAAGATAAAAGAAGAATATGATATACCATATATTGTTGCCATACGTAATACGGATGTTAATGTTTTCTTTGAGAAAGTGGTTCACTTAAGAAGAATTGGAATTAAAATAATGCTAAACGCTGAAAATATAATATTTATTAGTCCTTCCTACCGAGATCAAGTTATAGCCACATATGTACCCCAAAAATATAAAGAGTCATTCTTAAAAAAATCGATTGTAATTCCAAATGGGATAGATATTTTTTGGCATAATAACACACTTAGACTTGAAAGAAGAGTAAAAGATAAAAGAATCAATCTGATTACTGTTGGGACAGTAAATAAAAATAAAAATCAACTAACTGTTGCAAAGGCTTTAAATTTGTTAGTAAATGAAGGATATCAAATCACATATAGTGTTTTGGGTGAAATTGAAGACAAGAAAGTATTTAATGAACTAATTAAGTACCCGTTTGTTAAATATATTGAAAGACAACCAAAAGAAAAACTGATTCTCTACTATAGAGAGTCAGATATTTTTATAATGCCATCTGTTACGGAGACTTTCGGTCTAGTTTATGCAGAAGCTATGAGTCAAGGATTGCCAATTATTTACACAGAGGGGCAAGGGTTTGATGGACAGTTTACCGATGGAGAAATTGGGTTTAAAGTTGGATGTTTTAACATTGATTATATAGCTAGAAAAATTATTGATATTATGGATAATTTTGAAGTTATATCAAATAGATGTGTAGTTCATAGTCAGAAGTTTAATTGGGATGCAGTCACAAAAGAATATATGAATATTTATAATGAGATTATGAGTAGAAAATGTAATTTGTAA
- a CDS encoding Ig-like domain-containing protein, with the protein MFIERSNVSYKVFVFLLLTCLLFLHINVVHATSFPTIVSSAPSQSDRHTPIDTEITVTFNDKVKNIFSTGIKLYQKTAYGFTNEISIDEIRRDNNSIKIITLDPFTFNKEYKVVIPAYSIELDNGYYPYEYAYTFQTNYMDFHELMVLNEPKLTQLLTNYSPRQLKVFAPKRHIDELQILHKVKGNFEDNQTSTNGVTNIDIKTSGNEVDTVHVDIKRDSQLVNKGFARKFNYDAKTGSLSFDIGFNKMPGYYDVIIRVFNKNGEEIDRKTIKFGTTNGKLITDIKETYKYETAGNSYTLQELLADEKLFNTLLNENEIRSLKVQVNTRP; encoded by the coding sequence ATGTTTATTGAAAGAAGTAATGTTTCTTATAAAGTATTTGTATTCCTATTATTAACCTGTCTTCTGTTTCTACATATAAATGTTGTTCATGCAACTTCATTTCCTACGATTGTTTCGTCAGCTCCATCCCAAAGTGATCGGCACACTCCAATTGACACCGAGATCACTGTAACCTTTAATGATAAGGTAAAAAATATTTTTTCAACTGGTATTAAACTTTATCAAAAAACGGCATACGGTTTTACAAATGAAATCTCAATAGATGAAATTAGAAGAGATAATAACTCTATAAAAATAATCACTCTTGATCCATTTACCTTTAATAAAGAATATAAAGTTGTAATTCCTGCTTATTCTATTGAACTTGATAATGGCTATTATCCATATGAATATGCCTATACATTTCAAACAAACTATATGGATTTTCATGAATTAATGGTTCTTAATGAACCGAAACTTACTCAATTGTTAACTAACTACTCCCCAAGACAACTAAAGGTGTTTGCGCCTAAGCGTCATATTGATGAACTCCAAATTTTACATAAAGTAAAAGGGAATTTTGAAGATAATCAAACTTCAACAAATGGAGTTACGAATATAGATATAAAGACTAGCGGTAATGAAGTCGATACGGTTCATGTTGATATTAAGAGAGATTCCCAATTAGTTAATAAAGGATTTGCACGAAAATTTAATTATGATGCTAAAACTGGTTCATTAAGTTTTGATATTGGATTTAATAAAATGCCAGGTTACTATGACGTGATTATAAGAGTGTTTAACAAAAATGGTGAAGAGATTGATCGAAAGACGATTAAGTTTGGAACGACTAATGGCAAGCTCATTACAGATATTAAAGAGACCTATAAATACGAAACGGCTGGTAACTCATATACACTACAAGAGCTTCTTGCTGACGAAAAGTTATTCAATACACTTCTTAATGAAAATGAGATTAGAAGTTTAAAGGTTCAGGTGAATACTAGGCCATGA
- a CDS encoding acetyltransferase — MMNRLIIIGASGHGKVVADIALKMDKWQRVVFLDDDETIKSSMGLEVIGSSFDVYNYIDEYEIFVGIGNNITRQRIHEMLEAIGARIPVLIHPNAVIGEQVDVGSGTAVMAGVIVNCCTKIGKSCIINTGSTIDHDNIIEDFVHISPGAHLAGTVKIGEGSWLGIGSLVSNNINITSGCKVGAGSVVVKDITEPGVYVGIPVRRV; from the coding sequence ATGATGAACAGACTTATTATAATTGGAGCCAGTGGACATGGAAAAGTAGTTGCCGACATTGCTTTGAAAATGGATAAATGGCAGAGAGTTGTTTTTTTAGATGATGACGAAACCATTAAATCATCGATGGGTTTAGAAGTTATTGGATCTTCTTTTGATGTTTATAATTATATCGATGAGTATGAAATATTCGTGGGTATTGGTAATAATATAACGAGACAAAGGATTCATGAAATGCTTGAAGCCATAGGTGCCAGAATTCCTGTACTAATTCACCCAAATGCAGTAATTGGAGAGCAAGTAGATGTAGGATCTGGAACAGCTGTAATGGCAGGAGTTATTGTAAACTGCTGTACTAAAATAGGAAAAAGTTGCATCATTAATACTGGCTCAACAATAGATCATGATAATATCATTGAAGATTTTGTTCATATATCACCTGGAGCTCATTTAGCTGGTACGGTTAAAATTGGAGAAGGCTCTTGGTTAGGTATTGGTAGTTTAGTTAGTAATAATATTAATATAACTAGTGGGTGTAAAGTTGGTGCTGGTTCTGTAGTTGTTAAAGATATAACTGAACCTGGAGTTTATGTTGGTATTCCAGTTAGGAGAGTATAG
- a CDS encoding aminotransferase class I/II-fold pyridoxal phosphate-dependent enzyme yields the protein MEKTKVNKRIFLSSPHMSDEGYEMKFVKEAFDTNWIAPLGENVNEFEKELADKVGSKAAAALSSGTAAIHLALRAAAVGKGDIVFCPSLTFSATANPIIYQNATPVFIDSNYETWNMCPKALEEAFEKYPAVKAVIVVHLYGLSADMDKIMEICKKHNVVVIEDAAESLGGYYKGQHTGTFGDYGIFSFNGNKIITTSGGGMLVSNNEEKVSKVRFWATQSRDQARHYQHSELGFNYRMSNVVAGIGRGQLRVLEKRVEKKKYIHEFYKREIGQLDGVNFMPVNGWDEPNYWLSSITLSGKVKPIDVMDTLEKYNIESRPIWKPMHLQPFFEKYDFVGTDVSEKLFEEGVCLPSDTKMTDDDLVRVVKTIKELWL from the coding sequence ATGGAGAAAACAAAAGTAAACAAAAGAATATTTCTTTCATCACCACATATGAGTGATGAGGGTTATGAAATGAAATTTGTAAAAGAAGCTTTTGATACAAACTGGATTGCCCCTCTTGGGGAAAACGTAAATGAGTTTGAAAAAGAATTAGCTGATAAAGTTGGCTCTAAAGCTGCTGCTGCTCTATCTTCTGGTACTGCGGCTATTCATTTGGCGTTAAGAGCAGCTGCTGTTGGTAAGGGAGATATTGTTTTCTGTCCTTCACTCACATTCTCTGCAACAGCCAATCCGATAATTTACCAGAATGCTACTCCTGTTTTCATAGATAGTAATTATGAAACTTGGAATATGTGTCCTAAAGCATTGGAAGAAGCTTTTGAGAAATATCCGGCAGTAAAGGCGGTTATAGTTGTACATCTTTATGGTCTTTCTGCTGATATGGATAAGATAATGGAGATTTGTAAGAAGCATAATGTTGTAGTTATTGAAGATGCTGCAGAATCATTAGGTGGTTATTATAAAGGTCAGCACACTGGTACATTTGGTGATTATGGTATTTTTTCTTTTAATGGTAATAAAATCATAACTACTTCCGGTGGGGGAATGTTAGTTTCTAATAATGAAGAGAAAGTCTCAAAAGTTAGATTCTGGGCAACTCAGTCTAGAGATCAAGCAAGGCACTATCAACATAGTGAATTGGGTTTCAATTATCGTATGAGTAATGTTGTTGCAGGTATTGGACGTGGCCAGCTTAGGGTTTTAGAGAAGAGAGTAGAAAAAAAGAAATATATTCATGAATTCTATAAGAGAGAAATAGGTCAACTTGATGGAGTAAATTTTATGCCTGTCAATGGTTGGGATGAACCAAACTATTGGTTAAGCTCAATTACTTTAAGTGGTAAGGTCAAACCAATCGATGTAATGGATACACTTGAAAAATATAATATTGAGTCCAGGCCAATATGGAAACCAATGCATTTACAGCCGTTTTTTGAGAAGTATGACTTTGTTGGTACAGATGTATCTGAAAAGTTATTTGAGGAGGGTGTGTGTTTACCATCTGATACGAAGATGACGGATGATGATTTGGTAAGAGTAGTTAAGACTATTAAAGAATTGTGGTTGTAA
- a CDS encoding glycosyltransferase family 4 protein, protein MFKKNVNRIWIINHYATGNGDRHDALASQLTKFGVEVLVIASSYNHFTQKYMYQEDYAVEKRSDSLSYLWLRTTPKYTGNGIGRIFNMISFMRMVKKMSPSWIDKYGKPDIVMGSSVHPFTWEAAYWISNKTNADFYTEVRDLWPLSLIEVHGVSSKHPLVILFSYLEKRAYQRAKKIITTMPYANKYITDVLGFSADKIEWIPNSIDTEKVEKALRNKNIKLPSELEDYLTNNWCAVYTGSLVESECIDLILDSAKILQERGNSFIKFAIVGDGHLKKQLLEIAQKQNLGNVKFFDRISKEQVALVVNRSKVCLAAVRNLALYKYGLSMNKLSDYLYSGNPTIFACDVQNVVKSSGGGINLPFGNAELYADSIETVFNMSEEQKRIMAIRGRETIKKQYDTSSLARKLIDIFEDNR, encoded by the coding sequence ATGTTTAAAAAAAATGTTAATAGAATTTGGATTATAAATCACTATGCGACTGGAAATGGAGATCGACATGATGCACTAGCAAGTCAATTGACAAAATTTGGTGTTGAAGTTCTTGTTATTGCTTCTTCTTACAATCATTTCACACAAAAATATATGTATCAAGAAGATTACGCTGTTGAGAAGAGAAGTGATTCTCTATCTTATTTGTGGTTACGAACCACCCCTAAATATACAGGGAATGGTATTGGTAGAATTTTTAATATGATAAGTTTTATGCGAATGGTTAAGAAAATGTCACCAAGCTGGATTGATAAGTACGGAAAGCCTGACATTGTTATGGGGTCTTCTGTACATCCTTTTACATGGGAAGCAGCTTACTGGATTTCTAATAAAACTAATGCGGATTTTTATACAGAAGTTAGGGATTTGTGGCCATTATCATTAATTGAAGTTCATGGTGTAAGTTCAAAACATCCTTTGGTAATTCTTTTTAGTTATCTGGAGAAAAGAGCATATCAACGAGCTAAGAAAATAATTACTACAATGCCATATGCAAATAAGTATATAACTGATGTCCTTGGGTTTTCTGCAGACAAGATTGAGTGGATTCCAAATAGTATAGACACTGAAAAAGTGGAAAAGGCCTTAAGAAATAAAAATATAAAATTACCCAGTGAATTAGAAGATTATTTAACAAATAATTGGTGTGCTGTATATACTGGTAGTTTGGTAGAAAGCGAATGTATAGATTTAATCCTTGATTCTGCAAAAATATTACAGGAGAGAGGGAATAGTTTCATAAAATTTGCTATAGTGGGCGATGGACATTTAAAAAAACAACTACTCGAAATTGCTCAAAAACAAAATCTAGGAAATGTGAAATTTTTTGATAGAATATCAAAAGAACAAGTGGCATTAGTAGTCAATAGATCGAAAGTTTGTCTTGCTGCTGTAAGAAATTTAGCTCTATATAAATACGGTTTAAGTATGAATAAACTAAGTGACTATTTATATTCTGGGAACCCAACTATATTTGCGTGTGATGTACAAAATGTTGTTAAGTCTTCAGGTGGTGGTATAAATTTACCTTTTGGAAATGCTGAATTATATGCAGACTCTATTGAGACCGTATTTAATATGAGTGAAGAACAAAAAAGGATTATGGCCATTAGAGGTAGAGAAACTATAAAAAAACAATATGATACTAGTAGTTTGGCCAGAAAATTAATTGATATATTTGAAGACAACCGCTAG
- a CDS encoding polysaccharide biosynthesis protein, with translation MTYKFRITVLTLIDSLIVLTAIYIGYFVLHPYLNVFTYPTLLLSSITLLISHHVFASVYNLYKSAWEYASIGELIIIFKAITYSIITLAIVQTIAFGNIYVRVLMITWMLHILLIGGSRFSWRIFRDTYFKSRKFKKRTLIVGAGAAGTMITRQLKQNADADLLPIAFIDDDVKKQQLHILGIPVIGGIAQISQVVKDLRIENIVIAIPSLTNKEIKEIFAECSKSKVKTQIIPKLEDILLGRLSVNQFRDVQVEDLLGREPVELDIDSIAEKVTGRTVLVTGAGGSIGSEICRQICVFSPKTLVLVGHGENSIYLIDMELRKQYQADIEIIPVIGDIQDRTKMFDLMDLYKPDVVYHAAAHKHVPLMEHNPIEALKNNVIGTKNVADAADTFGVKNFVLVSSDKAVNPTNVMGATKRIAEMVIQNLSKVSKTKFVVVRFGNVLGSRGSVIPLFKQQIQAGGPVTVTHPDITRYFMTIPEASRLVIQAGALARGGEIFVLDMGEPVKIYNLAVTLIKLSGYSVEEIGIKFTGIRPGEKMYEELLGENEVYEKTVFPKIHIGKTAELYMDEVQDIIDSFLVIEEEELKKRLLKLANNRVVDKKKSAGVLS, from the coding sequence ATGACTTATAAATTTAGAATTACTGTTTTGACATTAATAGATTCGCTTATTGTTCTAACAGCAATATATATAGGTTATTTTGTTCTGCATCCATATTTAAATGTTTTTACTTACCCTACATTGCTATTAAGTTCTATTACCTTACTTATAAGTCATCACGTTTTTGCTAGTGTGTATAATTTATATAAAAGTGCATGGGAGTATGCGAGTATAGGTGAACTAATTATTATTTTTAAAGCTATCACCTACTCAATCATTACCTTAGCAATTGTTCAAACAATAGCATTTGGTAATATTTATGTTCGAGTTCTAATGATAACATGGATGCTTCATATCCTATTAATAGGAGGATCCCGTTTCTCTTGGAGAATCTTTCGAGATACCTATTTTAAGAGTAGAAAGTTTAAAAAGAGAACATTAATTGTAGGTGCAGGCGCAGCAGGGACAATGATTACTCGTCAATTGAAACAGAATGCTGATGCTGATTTATTACCAATAGCTTTTATTGATGATGATGTAAAAAAACAACAACTTCATATTTTAGGAATACCGGTTATTGGTGGTATTGCCCAAATTTCACAAGTTGTTAAAGATTTAAGGATAGAAAACATTGTTATTGCAATTCCCTCTTTAACTAATAAAGAGATAAAAGAAATATTTGCGGAATGCAGCAAATCTAAGGTGAAAACTCAAATAATTCCTAAATTAGAAGACATACTTCTAGGTAGATTGTCAGTTAATCAATTCCGAGATGTGCAGGTTGAGGATCTATTAGGGAGAGAGCCTGTAGAACTTGATATAGATAGTATTGCGGAAAAAGTTACTGGGAGAACGGTACTAGTTACTGGTGCTGGTGGATCAATTGGATCGGAGATATGTAGACAGATTTGTGTATTCAGCCCAAAAACTCTGGTTTTGGTGGGTCATGGAGAGAATAGTATTTATTTGATTGATATGGAGTTAAGGAAACAATACCAAGCTGACATAGAGATTATACCTGTTATAGGGGATATACAAGATCGAACGAAAATGTTTGATTTGATGGATTTGTATAAGCCCGATGTAGTTTATCATGCTGCTGCACATAAGCATGTTCCACTAATGGAGCATAATCCAATCGAGGCCTTGAAGAACAACGTGATTGGAACAAAGAATGTAGCTGATGCTGCTGATACTTTCGGCGTTAAAAACTTTGTTCTTGTTTCATCAGATAAGGCAGTTAATCCTACGAATGTGATGGGTGCAACTAAAAGGATTGCAGAGATGGTTATTCAGAATTTGTCAAAGGTAAGTAAGACTAAGTTTGTTGTAGTGAGATTTGGCAATGTTCTTGGGAGTAGAGGGAGTGTTATTCCTCTATTTAAACAACAAATTCAGGCTGGAGGTCCAGTCACGGTTACTCATCCTGATATAACACGTTATTTCATGACAATTCCTGAAGCTTCTAGGCTTGTTATCCAGGCTGGAGCGCTTGCTCGCGGGGGGGAGATATTTGTATTAGATATGGGTGAACCAGTTAAGATTTATAATTTAGCTGTGACCTTAATAAAATTGTCAGGTTATTCGGTTGAGGAAATAGGGATTAAGTTCACTGGGATTCGACCTGGGGAGAAGATGTATGAGGAGCTATTAGGAGAAAACGAAGTTTATGAGAAGACAGTATTCCCGAAGATTCATATTGGGAAAACGGCTGAGTTGTATATGGATGAGGTTCAAGATATTATTGATAGCTTTCTTGTGATAGAGGAGGAAGAATTAAAAAAGAGATTGCTTAAGTTAGCTAATAATCGAGTAGTAGACAAAAAGAAAAGTGCCGGAGTTTTAAGTTGA
- a CDS encoding sugar transferase has product MYKRLIKRPMDFILSLFAIIVLCPVLLIVAALVRVKLGSPVLFKQHRPGLNEKVFLMYKFRTMTDERDENGRLLPDNFRLTKFGRFLRSTSLDELPELFNILKGEMSIVGPRPLLVEYLPLYSEDQKRRHLVRPGLSGLAQVSGRNAISWEDKLNLDVKYVDNVSLINDWVIILSTIKKVFVREGINSETAATMEPFNGSKRDE; this is encoded by the coding sequence ATTTATAAAAGACTTATAAAAAGACCAATGGACTTCATTCTTTCTTTGTTTGCTATTATAGTACTCTGTCCTGTTCTATTAATAGTAGCTGCTCTCGTAAGAGTTAAGTTAGGTAGTCCTGTGCTGTTTAAGCAACATAGACCAGGGCTTAATGAGAAGGTTTTTTTGATGTATAAATTTAGAACAATGACTGACGAAAGGGATGAGAATGGAAGATTACTTCCTGATAATTTTAGGTTGACGAAATTTGGAAGGTTCTTACGTTCTACATCGCTTGATGAACTCCCAGAATTATTTAATATCCTTAAAGGTGAAATGTCGATTGTAGGCCCAAGGCCATTATTGGTTGAGTATTTACCTCTTTATAGTGAAGATCAGAAACGACGCCATCTAGTAAGACCTGGATTATCAGGTTTAGCTCAGGTAAGCGGTAGGAATGCTATTAGTTGGGAAGATAAGCTTAATTTAGATGTTAAATATGTAGATAATGTTAGCCTTATAAATGATTGGGTGATTATTTTATCTACTATCAAGAAGGTGTTTGTGAGAGAAGGGATCAACTCAGAAACAGCTGCAACTATGGAACCTTTTAATGGTAGTAAAAGGGATGAGTAA